A genome region from Nocardia sp. NBC_00565 includes the following:
- a CDS encoding MlaE family ABC transporter permease produces MSSTYIPPLLRPLQQIKKSAQAPVDMLARLGHQVFFFLRSVGSIPVALRHYPKEVWRLLSDVTWGNGSLVVGGGTIGVILILSAFGGMTVGIQGYTSLNLLGLSPITGAISAFATTRELGPLLAALAFAAQAGCRFTAQLGAMRISEEIDALESIAIRPLPYLVSTRMFAAMVAIVPLYCIGLAMAYISCSLTVQLIGGTSSGTYAHYFYQFLIPVDVLYSLLKAMVFVAITTFIQSYYGFFASGGPEGVGIAAGRAIKMSIIVVVFADLFMTLAIWGVNPGIRISG; encoded by the coding sequence GTGTCATCAACCTACATACCGCCACTGCTGCGGCCGCTTCAGCAAATAAAGAAGTCCGCGCAGGCCCCGGTCGATATGCTTGCGCGCCTGGGCCACCAGGTGTTCTTCTTCCTGCGGTCGGTCGGCTCGATTCCGGTGGCGCTGCGGCACTATCCGAAGGAAGTCTGGCGGCTGCTCTCGGATGTCACCTGGGGCAACGGCAGTCTGGTCGTCGGCGGCGGCACCATCGGCGTCATCCTCATCCTCAGCGCGTTCGGCGGGATGACGGTCGGCATCCAGGGCTATACCTCGCTGAATCTGCTCGGCCTGAGTCCGATCACCGGCGCCATCTCGGCGTTCGCGACCACCAGGGAGCTCGGGCCGCTGCTGGCCGCGCTGGCCTTCGCCGCGCAGGCCGGCTGTCGATTCACCGCACAGCTCGGTGCGATGCGGATCTCCGAGGAGATCGACGCGCTCGAGTCGATCGCGATCCGGCCGCTGCCCTACCTGGTGAGCACCCGGATGTTCGCGGCGATGGTCGCGATCGTCCCGCTCTACTGCATCGGCCTGGCCATGGCCTACATCTCGTGCTCGCTCACGGTGCAGCTGATCGGCGGCACCTCCAGCGGCACCTACGCGCACTACTTCTATCAGTTCCTGATTCCAGTGGACGTGCTCTACTCACTGCTCAAGGCGATGGTGTTCGTCGCGATCACCACGTTCATCCAGAGCTACTACGGCTTCTTCGCCTCGGGCGGTCCCGAGGGCGTTGGTATCGCGGCCGGTCGGGCCATCAAGATGAGCATCATCGTCGTGGTGTTCGCTGACCTGTTCATGACGTTGGCGATCTGGGGCGTCAATCCCGGCATCCGGATCTCGGGGTAG
- a CDS encoding MCE family protein, whose product MIIDPSGRGPTMRQLLIAGVCGLVVFALILGFLMARYRGYFVPKVDVVANLTTTGDGLPDQADVKFRGVLVGAVKDVEVAAKGELQKVQIELKPEFAGDIPSNVTARVVPSNLFAVTSVELVFNGPGDKYLHEGSTIEEDRSQGTIALQDTLTTVRTILTKIDPVQFGRVLGTLSQALDGSGRMPGSTVERLDNWLTSVDQSIPNLGVLLDDFSNSFRALNQSAPELLDVLGSSVKTAQTIADHRSALVALISGTAGTVDTVNGLFARNGDIGKQITAGTSDMFGAIAADANSIPDTIASLNNSLRKLSTTFHWGPQRQMVWNAGATLTPYRPYEQADCPRYGNLAGPSCATAPAVSDPGYLPPSMQPRSLASAEGLAKLPLPAGFPEIPGLTSPGDPLASTSAEPKPASPFAGTPLEGLFPNLIPSAPGAQPAAGQPAAPVAPAEPARVPAAAPISYEGDAAIVALLGRRPTTAEYLLLSSVLRGGTLQVTESGAAK is encoded by the coding sequence ATGATTATCGATCCCAGTGGGCGTGGCCCCACCATGCGGCAGCTGTTGATCGCCGGTGTGTGCGGACTCGTCGTGTTCGCCCTGATCCTCGGCTTTCTGATGGCCAGATACCGTGGCTATTTCGTGCCCAAGGTCGATGTGGTCGCCAATCTGACCACCACCGGTGACGGACTGCCCGATCAGGCCGACGTCAAGTTCCGCGGCGTGCTCGTCGGCGCGGTCAAGGACGTCGAGGTGGCCGCCAAGGGTGAGCTGCAGAAGGTACAGATCGAGCTGAAGCCGGAGTTCGCGGGCGATATCCCGTCGAACGTGACGGCCCGGGTGGTGCCGAGCAACCTGTTCGCCGTCACCTCGGTGGAGTTGGTCTTCAACGGCCCGGGTGACAAGTACCTGCACGAGGGTTCGACCATCGAGGAGGACCGCAGCCAGGGCACCATCGCGCTGCAGGACACCCTCACCACTGTCCGGACCATCCTCACCAAGATCGATCCGGTGCAGTTCGGCCGGGTACTCGGCACGCTCTCACAGGCGCTGGACGGCAGCGGCCGGATGCCCGGCTCCACCGTCGAGCGGCTGGATAATTGGCTCACCTCGGTGGACCAGTCCATCCCGAATCTCGGTGTGCTGCTCGATGATTTCTCGAACTCGTTCCGCGCGCTCAACCAGTCCGCACCGGAACTGCTCGATGTGCTGGGCAGTTCGGTGAAGACCGCGCAGACCATCGCGGATCACCGCTCCGCCCTGGTCGCGTTGATCAGTGGGACGGCGGGCACGGTGGATACGGTCAACGGACTGTTCGCCCGCAACGGCGATATCGGCAAGCAGATCACCGCGGGCACCAGCGATATGTTCGGTGCGATTGCCGCGGACGCGAATTCGATTCCGGACACCATCGCCTCGCTGAACAACTCGCTGCGCAAGTTGAGTACGACCTTCCACTGGGGTCCGCAGCGGCAGATGGTCTGGAATGCCGGCGCGACGCTCACTCCGTACCGGCCCTACGAACAGGCGGACTGCCCGCGCTACGGCAATCTGGCCGGCCCGAGCTGTGCCACCGCGCCGGCTGTCTCCGATCCCGGTTACCTGCCGCCGTCGATGCAGCCGCGTTCGCTGGCGAGCGCCGAGGGGTTGGCGAAACTGCCACTGCCCGCGGGCTTCCCGGAGATTCCGGGGCTGACCTCGCCGGGTGATCCGCTCGCATCGACCTCGGCCGAGCCGAAGCCGGCCAGCCCGTTCGCGGGTACACCGCTGGAAGGGTTGTTCCCGAATCTGATTCCGTCCGCACCGGGTGCTCAGCCCGCGGCCGGTCAGCCCGCGGCTCCGGTCGCGCCCGCCGAACCGGCGAGAGTGCCTGCGGCCGCACCGATTTCGTACGAAGGAGATGCCGCGATCGTCGCGCTGCTCGGTCGTCGGCCGACGACGGCCGAATATCTGTTGCTCAGTTCGGTACTGCGCGGGGGCACCCTGCAGGTGACCGAAAGCGGTGCGGCCAAATGA
- a CDS encoding MCE family protein, translated as MSVRKPLIGFGLFAIVSILVTVVVWNTLARVVAGETNTYTATFSDVLGLREGDDVRMAGVRVGKVEKIELTRDTQAKKSVANVTFIVQRNQTVYDDTKALVRYQNLIGQRYIALAPGKAAGPAALKNKATIPLTRTEPSFDVSGLLNGFQPLFQVLQPEQVNRLSETFIQALQGDGVSLSSFITQAATLATDFQRRDAILSDVITNLSGVMSGLAKRGDELETLVTQTRALIGGLYDQGQSLQSSTVQIADATSSLIDMMGKIQPKLATAQDSTSAALTLLIANGAKLDQAAIDLPAALAALGKFTQDGAYANAYFCKLDVSLYGILLPRGLLPQIGGNGQSAVCRP; from the coding sequence ATGAGCGTTCGCAAACCGCTGATCGGCTTCGGCCTGTTCGCGATCGTCTCGATCCTGGTCACCGTGGTCGTCTGGAATACGCTGGCACGGGTCGTGGCGGGTGAAACCAACACCTACACCGCGACGTTCAGCGATGTGCTCGGCCTGCGCGAGGGCGATGACGTCCGGATGGCGGGTGTGCGCGTCGGCAAGGTCGAGAAGATCGAGCTCACCCGGGATACCCAGGCCAAGAAGTCGGTCGCCAACGTGACCTTCATCGTGCAGCGCAACCAGACGGTGTACGACGATACGAAAGCCCTTGTCCGCTACCAGAACCTGATCGGCCAACGCTATATCGCGCTGGCTCCGGGCAAGGCGGCCGGCCCGGCGGCGTTGAAGAACAAGGCCACCATTCCGCTGACGCGCACCGAGCCGTCCTTCGACGTCTCGGGTCTGCTCAACGGATTCCAGCCGCTGTTCCAGGTGTTGCAGCCCGAACAGGTGAACCGGCTCTCGGAGACCTTCATCCAGGCATTGCAGGGTGACGGTGTTTCGTTGAGCTCGTTCATCACCCAGGCCGCCACCCTGGCCACGGATTTCCAGCGCAGGGACGCGATTCTCAGCGATGTGATCACCAACCTCAGCGGCGTGATGTCCGGGTTGGCCAAGCGAGGTGATGAATTGGAGACCCTGGTTACCCAGACCCGGGCACTGATCGGCGGCCTGTACGACCAGGGCCAGTCGCTGCAATCGTCCACGGTGCAGATCGCGGACGCGACCAGCTCCCTGATCGACATGATGGGCAAGATCCAGCCGAAGCTGGCCACCGCACAGGATTCGACGAGCGCGGCGCTGACACTGTTGATCGCCAACGGTGCCAAACTCGACCAAGCTGCGATCGACCTGCCCGCGGCGCTGGCCGCCCTCGGCAAGTTCACCCAGGACGGCGCCTACGCGAATGCGTACTTCTGCAAGCTGGACGTCTCGCTGTACGGCATCCTGCTCCCCCGCGGTCTGCTCCCCCAGATCGGCGGCAACGGACAGTCGGCGGTGTGCCGCCCATGA
- a CDS encoding MCE family protein, which yields MTKIKDRFNSNRYFWLGVIGGVLIIVLLIGSSAYKLIGVGEKTVKAEFAQTAGVRVGDKVNVAGVPSGRVAGAKLEGGHILLTLSVKDDVELGPDARASIKMATLLGARYVDLDPGDGSGLKDGRIPLSNTSVPYNLADVVEYGTPKFEALDTKQLATSLDLINKQMGDSPALTAQALDSIGALAKVMDSRKAEVDGLLKDLDRVTRILGDNRNSVLLVITQGEAIANRVMERQGLLRQLLDNVSTLSRQLQEIGAANNNQLGPTIEQLNTMAEGLQKNKDNLDRMLQTMPVAVRTFNNAFGNGPYGEVGLPWLFPDNWLCFAHMIEGCQG from the coding sequence ATGACCAAGATCAAGGACAGGTTCAACAGCAACCGCTACTTCTGGCTGGGTGTCATCGGTGGCGTCCTCATCATCGTGCTGCTGATCGGCTCGAGTGCCTACAAGTTGATCGGCGTCGGTGAGAAGACGGTCAAGGCCGAGTTCGCGCAGACCGCCGGGGTCAGGGTCGGCGACAAGGTCAATGTGGCCGGTGTCCCGAGCGGCCGGGTGGCCGGTGCGAAGCTGGAGGGCGGGCACATCCTGCTCACCCTCAGCGTCAAAGACGACGTCGAGCTGGGACCGGATGCCAGGGCCTCGATCAAGATGGCGACGCTGCTCGGCGCGCGCTATGTCGATCTCGATCCGGGTGACGGCTCCGGCCTGAAGGACGGCCGAATTCCGTTGTCCAACACTTCGGTTCCGTACAACCTGGCCGATGTGGTCGAGTACGGTACCCCGAAATTCGAGGCGCTCGACACCAAGCAGCTGGCCACCTCGCTGGATCTGATCAACAAGCAGATGGGCGATTCGCCCGCGCTGACGGCGCAGGCGCTGGACAGCATCGGCGCGCTGGCGAAGGTGATGGATTCGCGCAAGGCGGAGGTCGACGGCCTGCTCAAGGATCTCGACCGGGTTACCAGGATCCTCGGCGACAACCGCAACAGCGTGCTGTTGGTGATCACCCAGGGCGAGGCCATCGCCAACCGGGTGATGGAACGCCAGGGCCTGCTGCGGCAGCTGCTCGACAATGTGTCGACGTTGAGCCGCCAGCTGCAGGAGATCGGCGCGGCCAATAACAATCAGCTCGGCCCGACCATCGAGCAGCTGAACACCATGGCCGAGGGCCTGCAGAAGAACAAGGACAACCTCGATCGGATGCTGCAGACCATGCCGGTGGCGGTGCGCACCTTCAACAACGCGTTCGGCAACGGTCCGTACGGTGAGGTCGGCCTTCCCTGGCTCTTCCCCGACAACTGGTTGTGCTTCGCCCACATGATCGAGGGGTGCCAGGGATGA
- a CDS encoding MlaD family protein produces MRLLRINLRRPNLRRVTKPLMISAAALAVGSCSLLPSSMNSALGNTITITADFENIAGVFEGNPVTVLGLEVGKVDKIIPKGTLVEVHMTIDKDVKIPKDAMAAIVSPSIVTDRHVELTPAYTQGETMANGAHLPKAKTKTPVELDTMLKTIDQFAAALKPEPGTEGIGPLSGRVLYPMLNGNGEKMRDTLNALSGALKVGVDNKDAVSNIIIKLNELTTMLSENDQSVRDFSNRMTQLTGLLSDQAPGLEATLQQLNDFLANTSSVFVQYQDQLGSSLAGLTKVTDQLRANARGLTEVVDITPLLMQNLDRSMNRELGYVRLHGNLPTFLNGELLSVFCERIQMRSDGCRTGKIEDLGPDLGITAALLGMTK; encoded by the coding sequence ATGAGACTGCTGCGAATCAACCTGCGCCGGCCGAATCTGCGGCGGGTGACCAAACCACTGATGATCAGTGCCGCGGCGCTGGCTGTCGGCAGTTGCTCGCTGCTGCCGAGTTCGATGAACAGCGCACTGGGCAACACCATAACGATCACCGCGGACTTCGAGAACATCGCGGGCGTCTTCGAGGGCAACCCGGTCACGGTGCTCGGCTTGGAAGTCGGCAAGGTCGACAAGATCATTCCCAAGGGCACCCTGGTCGAAGTGCACATGACGATCGACAAGGACGTCAAGATCCCGAAAGACGCGATGGCCGCGATCGTTTCGCCATCCATCGTCACCGATCGGCACGTCGAACTCACCCCGGCCTACACCCAGGGCGAGACCATGGCCAACGGCGCGCATCTGCCGAAGGCGAAGACCAAGACGCCGGTCGAGCTGGACACGATGCTCAAGACCATCGATCAGTTCGCCGCGGCGCTGAAGCCGGAACCGGGCACCGAGGGCATCGGCCCGCTGTCGGGCCGGGTGCTCTACCCGATGCTCAACGGCAACGGCGAGAAGATGCGTGACACCCTCAACGCGCTCTCCGGTGCGTTGAAGGTCGGTGTCGACAATAAGGACGCGGTCTCCAACATCATCATCAAGCTGAACGAACTCACCACGATGCTGTCCGAAAACGACCAGTCCGTGCGTGATTTCAGCAACCGGATGACGCAGCTGACCGGACTGCTCAGTGATCAGGCCCCCGGTCTGGAGGCGACGCTGCAGCAGCTCAACGACTTCCTGGCCAATACGAGTTCGGTCTTCGTGCAGTATCAGGATCAGCTCGGGAGTTCGCTCGCCGGACTGACCAAGGTGACCGATCAGTTGCGTGCCAACGCCCGTGGCCTCACCGAGGTCGTCGACATCACGCCACTGCTCATGCAGAACCTGGACCGGTCGATGAATCGCGAGCTGGGCTACGTCCGGCTGCACGGCAACCTGCCGACCTTCCTCAACGGCGAGCTGCTGAGCGTGTTCTGCGAACGGATTCAGATGCGCTCGGATGGCTGCCGGACCGGCAAGATCGAGGACCTCGGCCCCGACCTGGGGATTACGGCGGCACTGCTGGGGATGACCAAATGA
- a CDS encoding MCE family protein: MNDRFTLKPRRTLVALAAASGVAITSGCGLTVESLPLPKPGTAGETYTVHAKFENALNLPDQAKVKIGGSDVGVVSNIQTKNFEAIVDLKISKDIDLPVGSTAELRQATPLGDVFVAVSKAKADPGAPMLHNGDTLGLDKTSAGATVEELLISVSLLFNGGGVAALTKLTSEMDSIVGGRGDQIAHLINEMTGVVGSLNDNSARIDSVLAQFSSLATTIESRHTELGQVADTLPQMIGAVAENNRAIGDLLQKISTTSAALGDYANTSSDQLSDLLDNVHKLMTALSQTEQNFGPALDALRDIRGPLDASFRGNSLAVYATVTNIHNFSLLSDPAQGKFFDGRDLSDLAGSLITVLQAIQGRLQGGHR, from the coding sequence ATGAACGACCGGTTCACGTTGAAACCCCGCCGCACGCTGGTCGCGCTGGCGGCGGCATCCGGAGTGGCCATCACCTCCGGCTGTGGTCTCACGGTGGAGAGTCTGCCGCTGCCCAAGCCGGGCACGGCCGGTGAAACCTACACCGTGCACGCGAAATTCGAGAACGCGCTGAACCTGCCCGACCAGGCGAAGGTGAAGATCGGTGGCTCCGATGTCGGCGTGGTCTCCAATATCCAGACCAAGAACTTCGAGGCCATTGTCGATCTGAAGATCAGCAAGGACATCGATCTTCCGGTCGGCAGTACGGCCGAACTGCGCCAGGCCACCCCACTCGGCGACGTGTTCGTCGCGGTGTCGAAGGCCAAGGCGGATCCGGGCGCACCGATGCTGCACAACGGCGATACCCTCGGCTTGGACAAGACCTCGGCGGGCGCCACTGTCGAGGAGCTGTTGATCTCGGTCTCGCTGTTGTTCAACGGCGGTGGCGTCGCGGCGCTGACCAAGCTGACCTCGGAGATGGACTCCATCGTCGGCGGCCGCGGTGACCAGATAGCGCATCTGATCAACGAAATGACCGGCGTGGTCGGCAGTTTGAACGACAACAGCGCTCGGATCGACAGTGTGCTCGCCCAGTTCAGCTCGCTGGCCACCACCATCGAGTCGAGACATACGGAGTTGGGGCAGGTCGCGGACACTCTGCCACAGATGATCGGCGCGGTCGCGGAGAACAACCGGGCGATCGGTGATCTGCTGCAGAAGATCTCGACGACCAGCGCGGCGCTCGGCGACTATGCCAACACCTCCAGCGACCAGCTGAGCGATCTACTCGACAATGTGCACAAGTTGATGACCGCGCTGTCGCAGACCGAGCAGAACTTCGGTCCGGCATTGGATGCGTTGCGCGACATACGCGGTCCGCTCGACGCGTCCTTCCGCGGTAACAGCCTCGCGGTCTACGCCACCGTCACCAATATCCACAACTTCAGCTTGTTGTCGGATCCGGCGCAGGGCAAGTTCTTCGACGGCCGCGATCTCAGCGACTTGGCGGGCAGCCTTATCACCGTCTTGCAGGCCATCCAAGGACGACTGCAAGGGGGACACCGATGA
- a CDS encoding MlaD family protein gives MSWLGKLMRRKLLLSSIGLVLVFIVGATYLLVSVMRVNPLKSTYAVTVDLDRSGGLQPGNDVTLRGYRIGKVTSIELVDRGQSIAATAEIDSKYKIPVDTNISVGALSGAGEQYIDFRPNTEQSPFLKDGSVVEFNAEKIKTPTPIWSVLDNSSALIAQVDPDKFSVILSNLDVALSGGPDQLRGMVNGISLAMAGFDNLLPQTQNLIANLRTIADTTSNAQPDLATLTRNSGRLFDQFNNANGELQAVLEKAPGQLTSLGAVLDKTADPITSLAANFAAMTRAAQLRIPALQALFPSLNIGLSAAGVPAHDNEFYAVADIWVRPICQYKHTPIRNEVIQDGSVPKWNYCENPPPGLQVRGSANAPRPDVPDNGAQMPPGADPNEHTPPALR, from the coding sequence ATGAGTTGGCTCGGCAAACTGATGCGGCGCAAGTTGCTGCTGTCCAGCATCGGCTTGGTGCTGGTGTTCATCGTCGGCGCGACCTACCTGTTGGTGAGCGTCATGCGGGTGAACCCGCTGAAATCGACTTATGCGGTCACGGTTGACTTGGACCGCTCCGGCGGTCTGCAGCCGGGCAACGATGTGACCTTGCGCGGCTACCGCATCGGCAAGGTGACCTCCATCGAGTTGGTCGATCGCGGACAGTCCATCGCCGCGACAGCCGAGATCGACTCGAAGTACAAGATTCCGGTCGACACCAATATCTCGGTGGGCGCGCTCTCCGGCGCCGGTGAGCAGTACATCGACTTCCGGCCGAATACCGAGCAGTCGCCGTTCCTGAAGGACGGTTCGGTGGTCGAATTCAATGCCGAGAAGATCAAGACGCCGACCCCGATCTGGTCGGTGCTCGACAACTCCAGCGCACTGATCGCTCAGGTCGATCCCGATAAGTTCAGTGTCATCCTGTCCAACTTGGATGTCGCGCTCAGTGGCGGTCCGGATCAGTTGCGCGGCATGGTCAATGGCATCAGCTTGGCCATGGCCGGTTTCGACAATCTGCTGCCGCAGACCCAGAACCTGATCGCCAACCTGCGCACCATCGCGGACACCACCTCGAACGCACAGCCGGATCTGGCGACGCTGACCCGCAATTCGGGCCGGTTGTTCGACCAGTTCAACAATGCCAACGGCGAACTGCAGGCAGTGCTGGAGAAGGCGCCGGGACAGCTGACCAGTCTCGGTGCGGTGCTGGACAAGACGGCCGACCCGATCACCAGTCTGGCGGCCAACTTCGCGGCGATGACCAGGGCCGCGCAGCTGCGGATTCCGGCGCTGCAGGCGCTGTTCCCCTCCCTGAACATCGGGTTGTCCGCCGCTGGTGTGCCGGCCCACGACAACGAGTTCTACGCTGTCGCGGATATCTGGGTTCGGCCGATATGCCAGTACAAACACACGCCGATCCGCAATGAGGTCATCCAGGACGGTTCGGTGCCCAAGTGGAACTACTGCGAGAATCCGCCGCCCGGACTGCAGGTCCGCGGTTCGGCGAACGCACCGCGCCCGGATGTTCCGGACAATGGTGCGCAGATGCCGCCGGGTGCGGATCCGAATGAACACACCCCGCCGGCGCTGCGGTGA
- a CDS encoding ribonuclease H family protein, which translates to MIIVSTDGSCLRNPGGAIGWAWVNHQGGSRSGGAATGTNQVAELRALLEAVLAHPSEEPLLIESDSLYAIKCASEWIGSWRTNGWRTSTGGAVKNVELIKQIDRAIASRPGPVRFRWVRGHVGNYFNEMADTLAGEAARQAAASAAAGEVPTAELPELPPVLEDKIEKTTATGNSLRGMAAGEAGGVGKHGASKAPRPRSAGKPVAPAPQALTLF; encoded by the coding sequence ATGATCATCGTGAGCACCGACGGATCCTGCCTCCGCAATCCCGGCGGCGCCATCGGCTGGGCTTGGGTCAATCATCAGGGCGGTTCGCGCAGCGGGGGAGCCGCCACCGGAACCAATCAGGTAGCGGAATTGCGCGCGCTGCTGGAAGCGGTGCTCGCCCATCCCAGCGAAGAGCCGTTGCTCATCGAGAGCGATTCGCTATACGCGATCAAATGCGCCTCGGAATGGATCGGTAGCTGGCGCACCAACGGTTGGCGCACCTCTACCGGCGGTGCGGTGAAGAACGTCGAGCTCATCAAGCAGATCGATCGGGCCATCGCCTCCCGACCGGGACCGGTCCGGTTCCGCTGGGTGCGTGGACATGTCGGCAACTACTTCAACGAGATGGCCGATACCCTCGCCGGCGAGGCGGCCAGGCAGGCCGCGGCCTCCGCGGCCGCGGGTGAAGTTCCGACCGCGGAACTGCCCGAACTACCGCCGGTACTCGAGGACAAGATCGAAAAGACCACCGCCACGGGGAATTCCCTCAGGGGGATGGCAGCCGGTGAAGCCGGCGGGGTGGGTAAACACGGCGCAAGTAAAGCCCCCCGGCCGCGGTCAGCGGGGAAGCCGGTCGCCCCAGCGCCTCAGGCATTGACCTTGTTCTGA
- a CDS encoding SRPBCC family protein, with amino-acid sequence MGHIKYASDVGAPVEVAFTYTDNHQFVPDWMFGVTAFEPQGELDQGLGAVFSTHAGVGPWRPKLACEITEYRRNVVIGYTLSGRLSGTLTLRFDPLGYGRSVLTSEAEYAPPGGLFGRLCLRVVDAAVRSALRRTESQLRREIEEFHGTDLVGRIA; translated from the coding sequence ATGGGCCACATCAAGTACGCGAGTGACGTGGGGGCACCGGTCGAGGTGGCCTTCACCTACACGGACAACCATCAGTTCGTGCCGGACTGGATGTTCGGCGTTACCGCGTTCGAGCCGCAGGGCGAGCTCGACCAGGGCCTGGGCGCGGTCTTCAGCACGCACGCCGGGGTCGGACCGTGGCGGCCGAAGCTGGCGTGCGAGATCACCGAATACCGGCGCAATGTGGTGATCGGCTACACGCTGAGCGGTCGATTGTCGGGCACCTTGACGCTGCGCTTCGACCCGCTCGGCTATGGACGCTCGGTGCTGACCTCGGAAGCAGAGTACGCTCCACCGGGTGGGCTCTTCGGTCGCCTGTGCCTGCGCGTGGTGGATGCCGCCGTGCGATCGGCGCTACGCCGCACCGAGTCCCAGTTGCGAAGGGAGATAGAGGAATTCCACGGTACCGATCTTGTCGGTCGGATTGCGTAG
- the lhgO gene encoding L-2-hydroxyglutarate oxidase, protein MDDFCVIGGGIVGVATAHRILDRHPGASLVLLDKANALATHQTGHNSGVIHSGIYYPPDSLKARLCRQGAAWTKEFAATHGIPFEVCGKLLVATDAAEHRRMLALHERSVTNGVDVELIDATELTRREPHVTGVGALFVPATGIIDYTRVTAALAEEVRAAGGRIVLGAEITAITETADAVTVAGPAGSWTARTLVVCAGLQADRMAALAGLPTDFRIVPFRGEYYQLPPSRAGLVGTLIYPIPDPNLPFLGVHLSPMIDGALTVGPNAVLGLAREGYRKGSFDARDARAVLGFPGFHRVARAHARTGLRELRNSLFKRGYLAECRRYCPELTVADLQPREAGIRAQAVLRDGTMVHDFMIERTARSIHVLNAPSPAATSAMPIAEYLVDQL, encoded by the coding sequence ATGGACGACTTCTGTGTCATCGGGGGCGGGATCGTCGGAGTCGCGACGGCGCATCGGATTCTGGATCGGCATCCCGGCGCGAGTCTGGTGCTCCTCGACAAGGCGAATGCGCTGGCCACGCACCAGACCGGACACAATAGCGGCGTCATCCATTCCGGCATCTATTACCCGCCGGACAGTCTCAAGGCCCGGCTGTGCCGCCAGGGCGCCGCATGGACGAAGGAATTCGCCGCCACGCACGGCATTCCGTTCGAGGTCTGCGGAAAGCTGTTGGTAGCCACCGACGCCGCCGAACACCGGCGGATGCTCGCGCTGCACGAACGATCGGTCACCAACGGGGTCGATGTCGAACTGATCGACGCCACCGAACTCACCCGCCGGGAACCGCACGTGACCGGCGTCGGCGCACTGTTCGTGCCCGCCACCGGCATCATCGATTACACCCGCGTCACGGCGGCACTGGCCGAGGAAGTCCGGGCCGCGGGCGGCCGGATCGTGCTGGGCGCGGAGATCACGGCGATCACCGAGACCGCGGACGCGGTCACCGTGGCCGGGCCCGCCGGCTCCTGGACGGCGCGCACGCTGGTGGTCTGCGCGGGTCTGCAGGCCGACCGGATGGCCGCGCTGGCCGGTCTGCCAACCGATTTCCGCATCGTGCCGTTCCGCGGCGAGTACTACCAGCTACCGCCCAGCCGCGCCGGATTGGTGGGCACGCTCATCTATCCGATTCCCGATCCGAACCTGCCGTTCCTGGGCGTGCACTTGAGCCCGATGATCGACGGCGCCCTGACCGTCGGCCCGAACGCGGTACTCGGCCTGGCCAGGGAGGGCTACCGCAAGGGCAGTTTCGACGCGCGCGACGCCCGTGCCGTGCTCGGCTTCCCCGGCTTCCACCGGGTGGCCCGCGCACATGCGCGCACCGGGTTACGCGAATTGCGCAACTCCCTGTTCAAGCGGGGCTACCTGGCCGAATGCCGACGCTACTGTCCGGAGCTGACGGTCGCGGACCTCCAACCGCGCGAAGCGGGCATCCGGGCGCAGGCAGTGCTGCGCGACGGCACCATGGTGCACGACTTCATGATCGAACGCACGGCGCGCTCGATCCATGTGCTCAACGCGCCGTCCCCGGCGGCCACCTCGGCCATGCCGATCGCCGAATACCTCGTCGACCAGCTCTGA